In one window of Camelina sativa cultivar DH55 chromosome 15, Cs, whole genome shotgun sequence DNA:
- the LOC104745175 gene encoding uncharacterized protein LOC104745175 — protein sequence MMAQKPRTVICVGDIHGNISMLNDLWRNLQSALKSDFSSALVIFLGDYCDRGPETRKVIDFLISLPEKHPEQTHLFLAGNHDFAFAGFLGLLPRPSDGSDIAETWKEYARSEEREGWYKGQGFEDMHLQSRRWAGNIRVQFDYSEHGVVYNGSIYDAASTFESYSVPHGSYDLINAVPESHKKFLTNMVWVHEEDDVCIETEEGLKHCKLIAVHAGLEQGKNVEEQLKLLRAKDTSISRIQPLTGRKTVWDIPQELDDKQTIVISGHHGKLHIEGLRLIIDESGGYTNKPLAAIVLPSKKIIRDTDNISN from the exons ATGATGGCCCAAAAACCACGAACTGTGATCTGCGTCGGAGACATCCATGGAAACATCTCAATGCTCAATGACCTCTGGCGTAATCTTCAATCGGCTCTCAAGTCAGATTTCAGCTCAGCTCTCGTCATCTTCCTCGGAGACTACTGCGATCGTGGACCGGAGACTCGAAAAGTCATCGACTTCTTGATCTCTCTTCCGGAGAAACATCCCGAGCAGACCCACTTATTTCTCGCCGGGAACCACGACTTCGCTTTCGCTGGGTTCTTGGGTTTGTTACCTCGTCCTTCAGATGGGTCTGATATTGCGGAAACGTGGAAAGAGTATGCAAGAAGCGAGGAGAGAGAAGGGTGGTATAAAGGTCAAGGGTTCGAGGATATGCATCTCCAAAGTAGGAGATGGGCGGGAAATATTAGGGTTCAGTTCGATTATTCCGAGCATGGGGTGGTGTATAATGGATCGATATACGATGCTGCGTCCACTTTTGAATCCTATAGCGTCCCTCATGGATCTTACG ATTTGATTAATGCTGTACCGGAGAGTCACAAGAAGTTCTTGACCAATATGGTATGGGTCCATGAAGAG GATGATGTTTGTATAGAAACAGAGGAAGGGCTAAAGCATTGTAAGTTGATCGCCGTACATGCTGGTTTAGAGCAAGGAAAAAACGTAGAAGAACAGCTCAAACTATTGAGAGCTAAAGACACAAGCATCTCCAGGATACAACCTCTAACTGGTCGGAAAACCGTTTGGGACATCCCACag GAACTGGATGATAAACAGACTATTGTTATTAGCGGCCACCACGGGAAACTTCACATCGAAGGCCTTAGACTGATCATCGATGAAAGCGGTGGATACACGAATAAACCTTTGGCTGCAATTGTTCTTCCTTCTAAGAAGATTATCCGTGACACCGATAATATTTCTAATTAA
- the LOC109129224 gene encoding uncharacterized protein LOC109129224 produces MGNVRWLLNFLNHANKQESVENHNKTGVVKASNCGFKMPLHYPRYKKEDYEEMEEWRLDLLLSDYGLLAFHDNTLHEKRAFAIGAFLWPHHP; encoded by the coding sequence atggGAAACGTGAGATGGCTTCTCAACTTTCTCAACCATGCCAACAAGCAAGAAAGTGTTGAGAATCATAACAAAACCGGTGTCGTAAAGGCCTCAAACTGTGGATTTAAGATGCCGTTGCATTACCCAAGATACAAGAAGGAGGACTACGAGGAGATGGAAGAGTGGAGATTGGATTTGCTTCTTTCAGACTACGGACTTCTTGCCTTCCACGACAATACTCTCCATGAGAAACGAGCTTTTGCAATCGGAGCTTTTCTGTGGCCTCATCACCCGTAA
- the LOC104745176 gene encoding uncharacterized protein LOC104745176: MAQKPATVICVGDIHGYISKLNNLWLNLQSAIDPSDFNTALVIFLGDYCDRGPETRKVIDFLISLPEKHPDQTHVFLAGNHDFAFSGFLGLLPRPSDGSDLKDTWKEYEGSEEREGWYTGEGFEDMHLQGRRWAGKIKALFNSVKGMPYKGSIYDAGSTFESYGVPHGSSDLMKAVPESHKKFLSNMVWVHEEDDVCVETEEGLKHCKLIAVHAGLEKGDNVEEQLKLLRAKDTSISKIQHLSGRKNVWDIPQELDDKHTVVVSGHHGKLHIDGLRLIIDEGGGYPDKPVAAIVLPSKKIIRDTDNYSS; encoded by the exons ATGGCGCAAAAACCAGCAACGGTGATCTGCGTCGGAGACATCCATGGATACATATCGAAGCTCAATAACCTCTGGCTCAATCTTCAATCCGCCATCGACCCATCAGATTTCAACACAGCTCTTGTCATCTTCCTCGGCGACTACTGCGATCGTGGACCCGAGACCCGAAAAGTCATCGACTTTTTAATCTCTCTGCCGGAGAAACATCCCGATCAAACTCACGTCTTTCTCGCCGGAAACCATGACTTCGCCTTCTCTGGATTCTTGGGTTTGTTGCCACGTCCTTCAGATGGGTCTGATTTGAAGGATACGTGGAAGGAGTACGAAGGTAgcgaagagagagaaggatggTATACAGGTGAAGGGTTCGAGGATATGCATCTCCAAGGTCGGAGATGGGCTGGTAAAATTAAGGCTCTGTTCAATTCTGTGAAAGGGATGCCTTATAAAGGATCGATTTATGATGCTGGATCGACTTTTGAATCTTATGGTGTTCCTCATGGATCTTCTG ATCTGATGAAGGCAGTGCCTGAGAGTCACAAGAAGTTCTTGAGCAATATGGTATGGGTTCATGAAGAG GACGATGTTTGTgtagaaacagaggaagggCTTAAGCATTGTAAGTTGATAGCGGTACATGCTGGTTTAGAGAAAGGGGATAATGTAGAAGAACAACTAAAGCTCTTGAGAGCTAAAGACACAAGCATTTCGAAAATACAACATTTAAGTGGTCGGAAAAACGTTTGGGACATCCCACAG GAGCTGGATGATAAACATACTGTTGTTGTTAGCGGGCACCATGGGAAGCTTCACATCGATGGTCTGAGACTGATCATCGATGAAGGCGGTGGATACCCGGATAAACCCGTGGCAGCCATTGTTCTCCCTTCCAAGAAGATTATCCGCGACACTGATAATTATTCTAGTTAA